A window of the Phaseolus vulgaris cultivar G19833 chromosome 5, P. vulgaris v2.0, whole genome shotgun sequence genome harbors these coding sequences:
- the LOC137835497 gene encoding coumaroyl-CoA:anthocyanidin 3-O-glucoside-6''-O-coumaroyltransferase 1-like isoform X2, with the protein MAHLRELDSLKMIERCQVSPPPNCVPSTTLPLTFFDIPWFFCNSIQRIFFYQFPHPTHHFLQTALPILKHSLSLSLQHFFPFASNLIVPPQLHLSHIRYLHGDSLSFTVAESTADFTLLTSHSPQDVRNWHPLLPTLPTPRLEQDGTRVFPLMAIQVTVFPNSGFSICLTFNHFAGDGKSLHHFIKFWASLCKAKGDLASIETSLSLPSHERDKVKDPKGLKFIYFQELEHCDSKIMEFAGLVRDLSTNKVRFNVVLDLEQVEKLKKWVSLKCATNDSGALHISTFVVACSTIWVCKIRSEEEKANCFSQECDELCHLVFPADCRDLPEFSLPSTYFGNCLTFRIVAIRWSELVGKSGIVGAANAIERQVRDLKSDALRNAETLISDCRELTKPGKSVLVIAGSPKLGVYQTDFGWGKPKKCEAVHIESSRSISLSECRDEKGGIEVGLALERTLMNKFTNILQEQLHNINKLNIILMSTTKPLPHKQHS; encoded by the exons ATGGCTCACCTGAGAGAACTTGATTCATTGAAGATGATAGAGCGGTGTCAAGTTTCTCCGCCACCAAATTGTGTTCCTTCAACCACCCTTCCCCTCACTTTCTTCGATATTCCATGGTTCTTCTGCAACTCCATCCAACGCATCTTCTTCTATCAGTTTCCCCACCCCACTCACCACTTCCTCCAAACAGCACTTCCCATTCTCAAACACTCTCTTTCCCTCTCTCTCCAACACTTCTTCCCCTTTGCCTCCAATCTTATCGTTCCACCACAACTCCATCTCTCTCACATCCGTTACCTTCATGGCGACTCTCTCTCCTTCACGGTTGCAGAGTCCACAGCAGACTTCACTCTCCTCACTTCTCATTCACCTCAAGACGTTCGAAACTGGCACCCTCTTCTTCCCACCTTGCCTACCCCTCGTCTGGAGCAAGATGGCACACGTGTGTTTCCTCTCATGGCCATTCAAGTCACGGTTTTCCCAAACTCCGGCTTCAGCATATGTCTTACCTTCAACCACTTTGCTGGGGATGGCAAATCACTTCATCACTTCATCAAGTTTTGGGCTTCTCTTTGCAAGGCAAAAGGGGACTTGGCTTCCATTGAAACCTCTCTGTCTCTTCCTTCACACGAGAGAGACAAAGTTAAAGACCCGAAGGGGCTTAAGTTCATTTACTTTCAAGAACTTGAACATTGTGATTCGAAAATCATGGAGTTCGCGGGGCTCGTGCGAGATCTTTCCACTAACAAGGTTCGCTTCAATGTTGTACTCGATCTTGAACAAGTTGAGAAACTAAAGAAATGGGTCTCTCTTAAATGTGCCACTAACGATTCGGGGGCATTACACATATCAACCTTTGTTGTTGCGTGCTCTACAATTTGGGTTTGCAAGATTCGGTCGGAAGAGGAAAAGGCCAATTGCTTTTCGCAAGAGTGTGATGAACTTTGCCACTTGGTGTTTCCAGCAGATTGCCGTGATCTTCCTGAATTTTCATTACCTTCCACGTACTTTGGAAATTGTTTAACCTTTCGCATTGTGGCAATAAGGTGGAGTGAGCTAGTGGGAAAAAGTGGTATTGTAGGGGCAGCAAACGCCATTGAAAGACAAGTTAGAGATTTGAAGAGTGATGCTTTGAGAAATGCTGAAACGTTGATCTCAGATTGCAGAGAGCTAACGAAACCAGGTAAATCTGTGCTGGTTATTGCAGGTTCACCAAAATTGGGTGTGTACCAGACTGATTTTGGTTGGGGAAAGCCTAAGAAATGTGAAGCAGTGCATATTGAATCGTCTCGATCAATTTCTCTTTCTGAATGTAGAGACGAAAAAGGAGGAATTGAGGTTGGATTGGCTCTTGAAAGGACTCTCATGAATAAGTTCACCAACATCTTACAAGAGCAACTCCACAATATTAATAAATT AAACATTATTTTGATGTCAACCACAAAACCCCTCCCTCATAAACAACACAGTTAA
- the LOC137835497 gene encoding coumaroyl-CoA:anthocyanidin 3-O-glucoside-6''-O-coumaroyltransferase 1-like isoform X3: MAHLRELDSLKMIERCQVSPPPNCVPSTTLPLTFFDIPWFFCNSIQRIFFYQFPHPTHHFLQTALPILKHSLSLSLQHFFPFASNLIVPPQLHLSHIRYLHGDSLSFTVAESTADFTLLTSHSPQDVRNWHPLLPTLPTPRLEQDGTRVFPLMAIQVTVFPNSGFSICLTFNHFAGDGKSLHHFIKFWASLCKAKGDLASIETSLSLPSHERDKVKDPKGLKFIYFQELEHCDSKIMEFAGLVRDLSTNKVRFNVVLDLEQVEKLKKWVSLKCATNDSGALHISTFVVACSTIWVCKIRSEEEKANCFSQECDELCHLVFPADCRDLPEFSLPSTYFGNCLTFRIVAIRWSELVGKSGIVGAANAIERQVRDLKSDALRNAETLISDCRELTKPETKKEELRLDWLLKGLS, encoded by the exons ATGGCTCACCTGAGAGAACTTGATTCATTGAAGATGATAGAGCGGTGTCAAGTTTCTCCGCCACCAAATTGTGTTCCTTCAACCACCCTTCCCCTCACTTTCTTCGATATTCCATGGTTCTTCTGCAACTCCATCCAACGCATCTTCTTCTATCAGTTTCCCCACCCCACTCACCACTTCCTCCAAACAGCACTTCCCATTCTCAAACACTCTCTTTCCCTCTCTCTCCAACACTTCTTCCCCTTTGCCTCCAATCTTATCGTTCCACCACAACTCCATCTCTCTCACATCCGTTACCTTCATGGCGACTCTCTCTCCTTCACGGTTGCAGAGTCCACAGCAGACTTCACTCTCCTCACTTCTCATTCACCTCAAGACGTTCGAAACTGGCACCCTCTTCTTCCCACCTTGCCTACCCCTCGTCTGGAGCAAGATGGCACACGTGTGTTTCCTCTCATGGCCATTCAAGTCACGGTTTTCCCAAACTCCGGCTTCAGCATATGTCTTACCTTCAACCACTTTGCTGGGGATGGCAAATCACTTCATCACTTCATCAAGTTTTGGGCTTCTCTTTGCAAGGCAAAAGGGGACTTGGCTTCCATTGAAACCTCTCTGTCTCTTCCTTCACACGAGAGAGACAAAGTTAAAGACCCGAAGGGGCTTAAGTTCATTTACTTTCAAGAACTTGAACATTGTGATTCGAAAATCATGGAGTTCGCGGGGCTCGTGCGAGATCTTTCCACTAACAAGGTTCGCTTCAATGTTGTACTCGATCTTGAACAAGTTGAGAAACTAAAGAAATGGGTCTCTCTTAAATGTGCCACTAACGATTCGGGGGCATTACACATATCAACCTTTGTTGTTGCGTGCTCTACAATTTGGGTTTGCAAGATTCGGTCGGAAGAGGAAAAGGCCAATTGCTTTTCGCAAGAGTGTGATGAACTTTGCCACTTGGTGTTTCCAGCAGATTGCCGTGATCTTCCTGAATTTTCATTACCTTCCACGTACTTTGGAAATTGTTTAACCTTTCGCATTGTGGCAATAAGGTGGAGTGAGCTAGTGGGAAAAAGTGGTATTGTAGGGGCAGCAAACGCCATTGAAAGACAAGTTAGAGATTTGAAGAGTGATGCTTTGAGAAATGCTGAAACGTTGATCTCAGATTGCAGAGAGCTAACGAAACCAG AGACGAAAAAGGAGGAATTGAGGTTGGATTGGCTCTTGAAAGGACTCTCATGA
- the LOC137835497 gene encoding coumaroyl-CoA:anthocyanidin 3-O-glucoside-6''-O-coumaroyltransferase 1-like isoform X1 → MAHLRELDSLKMIERCQVSPPPNCVPSTTLPLTFFDIPWFFCNSIQRIFFYQFPHPTHHFLQTALPILKHSLSLSLQHFFPFASNLIVPPQLHLSHIRYLHGDSLSFTVAESTADFTLLTSHSPQDVRNWHPLLPTLPTPRLEQDGTRVFPLMAIQVTVFPNSGFSICLTFNHFAGDGKSLHHFIKFWASLCKAKGDLASIETSLSLPSHERDKVKDPKGLKFIYFQELEHCDSKIMEFAGLVRDLSTNKVRFNVVLDLEQVEKLKKWVSLKCATNDSGALHISTFVVACSTIWVCKIRSEEEKANCFSQECDELCHLVFPADCRDLPEFSLPSTYFGNCLTFRIVAIRWSELVGKSGIVGAANAIERQVRDLKSDALRNAETLISDCRELTKPGKSVLVIAGSPKLGVYQTDFGWGKPKKCEAVHIESSRSISLSECRDEKGGIEVGLALERTLMNKFTNILQEQLHNINKFFYVFQKHYFDVNHKTPPS, encoded by the exons ATGGCTCACCTGAGAGAACTTGATTCATTGAAGATGATAGAGCGGTGTCAAGTTTCTCCGCCACCAAATTGTGTTCCTTCAACCACCCTTCCCCTCACTTTCTTCGATATTCCATGGTTCTTCTGCAACTCCATCCAACGCATCTTCTTCTATCAGTTTCCCCACCCCACTCACCACTTCCTCCAAACAGCACTTCCCATTCTCAAACACTCTCTTTCCCTCTCTCTCCAACACTTCTTCCCCTTTGCCTCCAATCTTATCGTTCCACCACAACTCCATCTCTCTCACATCCGTTACCTTCATGGCGACTCTCTCTCCTTCACGGTTGCAGAGTCCACAGCAGACTTCACTCTCCTCACTTCTCATTCACCTCAAGACGTTCGAAACTGGCACCCTCTTCTTCCCACCTTGCCTACCCCTCGTCTGGAGCAAGATGGCACACGTGTGTTTCCTCTCATGGCCATTCAAGTCACGGTTTTCCCAAACTCCGGCTTCAGCATATGTCTTACCTTCAACCACTTTGCTGGGGATGGCAAATCACTTCATCACTTCATCAAGTTTTGGGCTTCTCTTTGCAAGGCAAAAGGGGACTTGGCTTCCATTGAAACCTCTCTGTCTCTTCCTTCACACGAGAGAGACAAAGTTAAAGACCCGAAGGGGCTTAAGTTCATTTACTTTCAAGAACTTGAACATTGTGATTCGAAAATCATGGAGTTCGCGGGGCTCGTGCGAGATCTTTCCACTAACAAGGTTCGCTTCAATGTTGTACTCGATCTTGAACAAGTTGAGAAACTAAAGAAATGGGTCTCTCTTAAATGTGCCACTAACGATTCGGGGGCATTACACATATCAACCTTTGTTGTTGCGTGCTCTACAATTTGGGTTTGCAAGATTCGGTCGGAAGAGGAAAAGGCCAATTGCTTTTCGCAAGAGTGTGATGAACTTTGCCACTTGGTGTTTCCAGCAGATTGCCGTGATCTTCCTGAATTTTCATTACCTTCCACGTACTTTGGAAATTGTTTAACCTTTCGCATTGTGGCAATAAGGTGGAGTGAGCTAGTGGGAAAAAGTGGTATTGTAGGGGCAGCAAACGCCATTGAAAGACAAGTTAGAGATTTGAAGAGTGATGCTTTGAGAAATGCTGAAACGTTGATCTCAGATTGCAGAGAGCTAACGAAACCAGGTAAATCTGTGCTGGTTATTGCAGGTTCACCAAAATTGGGTGTGTACCAGACTGATTTTGGTTGGGGAAAGCCTAAGAAATGTGAAGCAGTGCATATTGAATCGTCTCGATCAATTTCTCTTTCTGAATGTAGAGACGAAAAAGGAGGAATTGAGGTTGGATTGGCTCTTGAAAGGACTCTCATGAATAAGTTCACCAACATCTTACAAGAGCAACTCCACAATATTAATAAATT TTTCTATGTTTTCCAGAAACATTATTTTGATGTCAACCACAAAACCCCTCCCTCATAA